The following are encoded in a window of Alphaproteobacteria bacterium genomic DNA:
- a CDS encoding enoyl-CoA hydratase/isomerase family protein codes for MTDAVRLEREGNIAVVTIDNPPVNAGSIAVRQGLIAAFGKVAGDKTVIGAVLIGAGRTFVAGSDIREFGKPLADPQLPAVIAAIEECPKPVIVAIHGAALGGGYELALGCDIRIATPDAKLGLPEVTLGMIPGAGGTVRLPRIVDPAEALDIVVTGKRVPAPEALKLGMIDAVTTGDLRAAAIELARSPATAKRRLRDLPVRNGDPARFETGANAALKRNPGRKPVSEAIASLRRALALPFGEALAQERAAFQELRQDDEAAALRHLFFAERESAKIDGVSPDAAIAVRRIAVIGAGTMGAGIAAACLAAGYEARLIDIDAASLARGTARIADIAAQDVAKGRITADAAAERTNRLTASTSLADAADCDLAIEAVIEDMAIKRRVFGELDAILPAHSILASNTSYLDLDVIAAATKRPESVVGLHFFSPANVMRLLEIVRGAKTGTAALATALAVSKKLGKLPVVARVGEGFIGNRIYSAYRRECEIMVEDGAAPAEIDAALTGYGFKMGPFAVWDMSGLDIAWHTRQRLIAEGKAPARALPLLDRLYEAGRLGRKTGGGWYDYPAGTPSPIVAAMIDERRRELGGTTAPIPAEKIVARVLAAMTAEAEAVLEDGIAVRASDIDLVMVNGYGFPAHKGGPMFQKELSRQ; via the coding sequence ATGACCGACGCCGTCCGTTTGGAACGCGAGGGCAATATCGCCGTCGTGACGATCGACAATCCGCCGGTCAATGCGGGCTCCATCGCCGTGCGCCAAGGCCTGATCGCCGCTTTCGGCAAGGTCGCCGGCGACAAGACCGTGATCGGCGCCGTGCTGATCGGGGCGGGCCGCACTTTCGTCGCCGGATCCGATATCCGCGAATTCGGCAAACCGCTCGCCGATCCGCAACTGCCCGCCGTCATCGCGGCGATCGAAGAATGCCCCAAGCCCGTCATCGTCGCGATCCATGGCGCGGCCTTGGGCGGCGGTTACGAATTGGCGCTGGGCTGCGATATCCGCATCGCCACGCCGGACGCCAAGCTGGGCCTGCCGGAAGTCACGCTGGGGATGATCCCCGGTGCGGGCGGTACGGTGCGCCTGCCGCGCATCGTCGATCCGGCCGAAGCGCTCGACATCGTCGTCACCGGCAAGCGCGTGCCCGCCCCCGAAGCGCTGAAACTGGGCATGATCGACGCGGTGACGACCGGCGATCTGCGCGCGGCGGCGATCGAACTCGCGCGTTCGCCGGCCACCGCCAAACGGCGCTTGCGCGATCTGCCGGTTCGCAACGGCGATCCCGCGCGCTTCGAAACGGGCGCAAACGCCGCCCTCAAACGCAATCCCGGCCGTAAACCGGTCAGCGAAGCGATCGCTTCCCTGCGCCGCGCGCTTGCTTTGCCGTTCGGCGAGGCGCTCGCCCAGGAACGCGCCGCGTTTCAGGAATTGCGCCAAGACGATGAAGCGGCGGCCCTGCGCCATCTGTTCTTCGCCGAGCGCGAAAGCGCCAAGATCGACGGCGTCTCGCCCGACGCCGCGATCGCGGTCCGCCGCATCGCGGTGATCGGGGCCGGCACCATGGGGGCGGGGATCGCCGCCGCCTGCCTTGCCGCCGGCTACGAAGCCCGTTTGATCGATATCGACGCCGCCTCGCTGGCGCGCGGGACCGCGCGCATCGCCGATATCGCAGCCCAAGACGTCGCCAAAGGCCGGATCACGGCCGATGCCGCCGCCGAGCGCACGAATCGGCTGACGGCGTCCACGTCTCTTGCCGATGCCGCCGATTGCGATCTCGCGATCGAAGCGGTGATCGAGGATATGGCGATCAAGCGGCGCGTGTTCGGCGAGTTGGATGCGATCCTGCCCGCGCACTCGATCCTGGCGTCGAACACCTCGTATTTGGATCTCGACGTCATCGCCGCCGCGACAAAGCGGCCGGAATCGGTCGTGGGTCTGCATTTCTTCAGCCCCGCGAACGTGATGCGGCTGCTGGAGATCGTGCGCGGCGCCAAGACCGGCACGGCGGCTTTGGCCACGGCGCTCGCGGTCTCCAAGAAGCTCGGCAAGCTGCCGGTCGTTGCGCGCGTGGGCGAAGGTTTCATCGGCAATCGCATCTATTCGGCCTATCGCCGCGAATGCGAGATCATGGTCGAGGACGGTGCCGCCCCCGCCGAGATCGATGCGGCGTTGACCGGTTACGGCTTCAAAATGGGCCCGTTCGCGGTGTGGGATATGTCGGGCCTGGATATCGCCTGGCATACGCGCCAGCGCCTGATCGCCGAAGGCAAAGCGCCGGCGCGCGCGCTACCATTGCTCGACCGGCTCTATGAAGCCGGGCGCCTGGGTCGCAAGACCGGCGGCGGCTGGTACGATTACCCAGCGGGCACGCCGTCGCCGATCGTCGCGGCGATGATCGACGAACGCCGACGGGAACTGGGCGGCACCACAGCGCCGATCCCGGCCGAAAAGATCGTCGCCCGCGTTCTGGCCGCGATGACCGCCGAGGCCGAAGCCGTCCTCGAAGACGGCATTGCCGTGCGCGCATCCGATATCGATCTTGTGATGGTCAACGGCTACGGCTTTCCCGCGCATAAAGGCGGACCGATGTTCCAGAAGGAATTGTCGCGCCAGTAA
- a CDS encoding enoyl-CoA hydratase/isomerase family protein: MDLEQFRIDRKDGIATVTFDRPPVNAQNFRTRTELTWVFDTLSDDPDIRCVILTGGGKVFSAGADIKERRSMTAQRGDYIRHNRVTRESFYAIRDCAKPVIGAINGAAIGAGYALMACCDILLASETAYVQMPEIDVGLAGGAKFLELFPRTKARMMFFTGRRVPAQELYRLGIVEECLAPEALMPAALAMAAEIAAKSPVALARNKHAFNTVEEMSLREGYRFEQGVSAELSLTEDTREAQRAFAEKRKPVFGKR, translated from the coding sequence ATGGATCTCGAACAATTCCGCATCGACCGCAAAGACGGCATCGCCACCGTCACGTTCGACCGTCCGCCGGTCAACGCGCAGAATTTCCGCACGCGCACGGAACTCACCTGGGTGTTCGACACGCTGAGCGACGATCCGGATATCCGCTGCGTGATCCTGACCGGCGGCGGGAAAGTATTCTCCGCCGGTGCGGACATCAAGGAACGGCGGAGCATGACCGCGCAGCGCGGCGACTATATCCGCCACAATCGCGTGACGCGCGAAAGCTTCTACGCGATCCGCGACTGCGCCAAGCCGGTGATCGGGGCGATCAACGGCGCCGCGATCGGCGCGGGCTACGCGTTGATGGCGTGCTGCGACATCCTGCTCGCATCCGAGACCGCCTATGTCCAGATGCCGGAGATCGATGTGGGCCTGGCGGGCGGCGCCAAATTCCTGGAACTGTTCCCGCGCACCAAGGCGCGGATGATGTTCTTCACCGGACGGCGCGTTCCCGCCCAGGAACTCTATCGCCTGGGCATCGTCGAGGAATGCCTGGCCCCCGAAGCGCTCATGCCCGCCGCTTTGGCGATGGCGGCCGAGATTGCGGCCAAGAGCCCCGTGGCTTTGGCGCGCAACAAACACGCCTTCAACACGGTCGAGGAAATGTCGCTGCGCGAAGGCTATCGCTTCGAACAGGGCGTTTCGGCCGAGTTGTCCTTGACCGAGGATACGCGCGAGGCGCAGCGCGCCTTCGCCGAAAAGCGCAAACCCGTTTTCGGCAAGCGTTGA
- a CDS encoding tripartite tricarboxylate transporter permease: protein MGFSVALSFQNLAYCFIGVTLGTAIGVLPGIGPLATISMLLPITFYLDPTPAIIMLAGVYYGSEYGGSTASILLNLPGGASSAVTCLDGYPMSKQGRAGVALSITAIASFIGGSLGIVVLIALSPAIVAVAFAFGAAEYFAAMVFALIALSLMTGGSPLKSLAMVGVGLLIGLVGTDVISGANRYMYGIPELSDGINVAAVTMGLFGITEVIASIRNADTGGAKQKIPLRAMVPTRDDIKRSVWPTLRGFGVGSAIGPLPGLGATVASFMSYALEKRVAKDPSRFGKGAIEGVAGPESANNAAAQTAFIPVLTMGIPATASTAVMLSALMMQGINPGPRLMTEHADLFWGVIASFWVGNVMLLILNLPMIGLWVRLLSIPYRLLYPVILVLICVGAYSVKFQLLDVWLVLGIGALGYAMRLLDFEPTPMLIGFILGPMLEENFRRAMLSAFGDPMEILMRPISGTLLVLSAIMLLLTFWTAIKQPAVKPPVLREE from the coding sequence ATGGGCTTCAGCGTCGCGCTGTCGTTCCAGAATCTCGCCTACTGCTTTATCGGCGTCACGTTGGGTACGGCGATCGGCGTGCTGCCCGGCATCGGTCCGCTCGCGACGATCTCGATGCTGCTGCCGATCACGTTCTATCTGGATCCCACGCCCGCGATCATCATGCTGGCGGGCGTCTACTACGGCTCGGAATATGGCGGATCGACCGCGTCGATTCTGCTGAATTTGCCCGGCGGGGCGTCCAGCGCCGTCACGTGCCTCGACGGCTATCCGATGAGCAAGCAGGGTCGCGCCGGCGTGGCGCTGTCGATCACGGCCATCGCCTCGTTCATCGGCGGCAGCCTCGGCATCGTCGTGCTGATCGCGCTCAGCCCCGCCATTGTCGCCGTCGCCTTCGCGTTCGGCGCGGCCGAGTATTTCGCGGCGATGGTGTTCGCGTTAATCGCGCTCTCGCTGATGACCGGCGGCTCGCCGTTGAAATCGCTGGCGATGGTCGGCGTGGGCCTGCTGATCGGTCTCGTCGGCACGGACGTGATCAGCGGCGCCAACCGCTACATGTACGGCATCCCCGAATTGTCCGACGGAATCAACGTCGCGGCCGTGACGATGGGCCTGTTCGGCATCACCGAAGTGATCGCCTCGATCCGCAACGCCGACACCGGCGGCGCCAAGCAGAAGATCCCCTTGCGCGCTATGGTTCCCACGCGCGACGACATCAAGCGTTCGGTTTGGCCCACTTTGCGCGGCTTCGGCGTGGGGTCGGCGATCGGTCCGCTGCCGGGCCTGGGCGCCACGGTCGCGTCGTTCATGAGCTACGCGCTGGAAAAACGCGTCGCCAAGGATCCCTCGCGTTTCGGCAAGGGCGCGATCGAAGGCGTCGCAGGCCCCGAATCCGCCAACAATGCCGCCGCGCAAACCGCCTTCATCCCGGTTCTGACGATGGGCATCCCCGCCACCGCATCGACCGCCGTGATGCTCAGCGCCCTGATGATGCAAGGCATCAATCCCGGCCCGCGCTTGATGACCGAACACGCCGACCTGTTCTGGGGCGTGATCGCCAGCTTCTGGGTCGGCAACGTGATGCTGCTGATCTTGAACCTGCCGATGATCGGCCTATGGGTGCGCCTGCTCAGCATCCCGTATCGGCTGCTCTATCCGGTCATTCTGGTGTTGATCTGCGTCGGCGCCTATAGCGTCAAGTTCCAGCTGCTCGACGTGTGGCTGGTGCTCGGAATCGGCGCGCTGGGCTACGCGATGCGCCTGCTCGATTTCGAGCCGACGCCGATGCTGATCGGCTTCATCCTCGGCCCGATGCTGGAGGAGAATTTCCGCCGCGCGATGCTTTCCGCCTTCGGCGATCCGATGGAAATTCTGATGCGCCCGATCAGCGGCACGCTGCTGGTACTGTCCGCGATCATGCTGTTGCTGACCTTCTGGACGGCGATCAAGCAGCCGGCGGTCAAGCCGCCGGTCTTGCGCGAGGAATAA
- a CDS encoding CoA transferase, with translation MPGLLDGFRVIDLGSFITAPFAAMLLGDLGAEVIKVERPGGGDPFRNFESGLYGPQFKAFNRNKKSLVLDLTTEADRKLLAELVRRSDALIENYRPGVMARLGLDAGAATALNPRLVYCSITGFGPDGPSAGMAAYDTVAQAASGYLSLFVAPGDTTIKGPAAADAVTGLYAAYGVLGALLSRERTGKGRVLDVPMMAAVAHFASEPYQHYFTRGVVPAPVHRSQISQSFAFACADGALLAVHLSSPVKFWEGLIAATGRPDLAADPRFAGRMDRVNNYAALETELAATFAAKKRGEWIELLTRHDVPHAAVLSLAEVVDDPQARHIGLEQRATHPLEGEVRGIRNPIGFAGAPESFAPPPVLGEDSDALRAWLSAPGDQRTKPK, from the coding sequence ATCCCCGGGCTTCTCGACGGCTTCCGCGTCATCGATCTGGGCAGTTTCATCACGGCACCTTTCGCCGCGATGCTGCTGGGCGATCTTGGCGCCGAAGTGATCAAGGTCGAACGCCCCGGCGGCGGCGATCCGTTCCGCAATTTCGAAAGCGGGCTCTACGGGCCGCAATTCAAGGCATTCAACCGCAACAAAAAAAGTCTCGTGCTCGATCTGACGACCGAGGCCGATCGCAAGCTGCTGGCCGAGCTCGTTCGGCGCTCCGACGCCTTGATCGAGAATTACCGGCCGGGCGTGATGGCGCGCCTGGGTTTGGATGCGGGTGCCGCGACGGCGCTCAATCCGCGTCTCGTCTATTGCTCGATCACCGGATTCGGCCCCGACGGGCCGTCCGCGGGTATGGCGGCCTACGACACGGTGGCGCAAGCGGCGTCGGGCTATCTCAGCCTGTTCGTCGCGCCCGGCGACACGACGATCAAAGGCCCCGCCGCCGCCGACGCGGTGACCGGGCTTTACGCCGCCTATGGCGTGCTGGGCGCGTTGCTGTCGCGCGAGCGCACGGGGAAGGGCCGCGTGCTCGACGTGCCGATGATGGCGGCCGTCGCGCATTTCGCCAGCGAGCCCTATCAGCATTACTTCACGCGCGGCGTGGTGCCCGCCCCGGTGCACCGCTCGCAGATATCCCAATCCTTCGCCTTCGCCTGCGCCGACGGCGCGTTGCTCGCCGTGCATCTGTCCTCGCCGGTCAAATTCTGGGAAGGGCTGATCGCGGCGACGGGCCGTCCCGATCTTGCGGCCGATCCGCGTTTCGCCGGCCGCATGGACCGCGTGAACAATTACGCGGCGCTGGAAACCGAACTTGCCGCGACGTTTGCCGCCAAGAAGCGCGGCGAATGGATCGAATTGCTAACCCGCCACGACGTGCCCCACGCCGCCGTGCTCTCGCTGGCCGAAGTCGTCGACGATCCCCAGGCGCGGCATATCGGCCTCGAACAGCGCGCGACCCATCCGCTCGAAGGCGAGGTGCGCGGGATCCGCAATCCGATCGGTTTCGCCGGCGCGCCGGAAAGCTTCGCGCCGCCGCCCGTGCTGGGCGAGGACAGCGACGCGCTTCGCGCTTGGCTATCGGCGCCGGGCGATCAGCGCACGAAGCCGAAATAA
- a CDS encoding tripartite tricarboxylate transporter substrate binding protein, with product MKRFVTAAFAAIAVTAAGLSGAVAQEWPKAGPITIIVPFAPGAGNDLLGRLTAEYFTKRLGQQVVVENVAGGGSAIGLDRAARAKPDGYTLLWSPSDGMSVLPAVRKSVPYKVPDDFEFLARIVHVPFVVAVHPSVPATNLAELIALSKERPGRVRYGSSGVGGAPHMGTVLFGMRTGVRQTHIPFNGIGPALTDLIGGHTEMLWLTPTTGAPHVQAGKIRALAQTGPSRHPLYPDTPTLKEAGVNVELTVYYGMMTPKNTPAPILDRLRTEIRGMLEDPAIVKRLNELGYTPAYLGGEDFKKLVVDELNTWKQVATEANISLAD from the coding sequence ATGAAACGTTTTGTCACCGCGGCATTTGCCGCGATCGCCGTCACGGCGGCCGGTTTGTCCGGTGCGGTCGCGCAGGAATGGCCCAAGGCCGGCCCGATCACCATCATCGTTCCGTTCGCGCCAGGTGCGGGCAACGATTTGCTGGGCCGGTTGACGGCCGAGTATTTCACCAAGCGTTTGGGCCAGCAGGTCGTGGTCGAGAACGTCGCCGGCGGCGGCTCGGCGATCGGCCTCGACCGCGCCGCACGCGCCAAGCCCGACGGCTACACTCTGTTGTGGTCGCCGTCGGACGGCATGAGCGTGCTGCCCGCCGTGCGCAAATCCGTGCCCTATAAGGTACCGGACGATTTCGAATTCCTCGCGCGCATCGTCCACGTTCCTTTCGTGGTCGCGGTGCATCCCTCGGTGCCCGCCACCAACCTCGCCGAACTGATCGCGTTGTCGAAGGAGCGGCCCGGTCGCGTGCGCTACGGCTCGTCGGGCGTGGGCGGCGCCCCGCATATGGGCACGGTGCTGTTCGGCATGCGCACGGGCGTGCGCCAGACCCATATCCCGTTCAACGGGATCGGCCCGGCGCTGACCGATCTGATCGGCGGCCACACCGAAATGCTGTGGCTGACGCCGACAACCGGCGCGCCGCATGTCCAAGCGGGCAAGATCCGCGCGCTCGCGCAGACCGGGCCGTCGCGCCACCCGCTCTATCCCGATACGCCGACGCTGAAGGAAGCGGGCGTGAACGTCGAACTGACCGTCTATTACGGCATGATGACGCCCAAAAACACGCCGGCGCCGATCCTCGACCGTCTGCGCACCGAGATTCGCGGCATGCTCGAGGATCCGGCCATCGTGAAGCGGTTGAACGAACTCGGTTACACGCCGGCATATCTGGGCGGCGAGGACTTCAAGAAGCTCGTCGTCGACGAATTGAACACCTGGAAGCAAGTCGCCACCGAGGCCAACATCTCGCTGGCGGACTGA
- a CDS encoding enoyl-CoA hydratase/isomerase family protein, which produces MSGIEITRDANGVATVWLSNPGRLNALSNRMIHGLKAAMDELAADGACRVAVLRGKDGVFCAGRDLKDLGALQEAPPAEIDAMYDALEAMHWSVQNFPKPLIAAVERYALGIATMIVAWTDISIAEAGVKFGFPEVRKGITPYGAIPTLRRVMPLRAMMDLILSGRTIEAPEAREYGLVSRVVAPGTLEASLAGVLEELLAGKPGALERIKRFALDSETLDQRAAVALATRLAKAGTGDPEAKSGIGGFLKS; this is translated from the coding sequence GTGTCGGGGATCGAGATCACGCGCGACGCGAACGGGGTGGCGACCGTTTGGCTCAGCAATCCGGGGCGGCTGAACGCGCTGTCCAACCGCATGATTCACGGTCTGAAGGCGGCGATGGACGAATTGGCCGCCGACGGCGCATGCCGCGTCGCGGTGCTGCGCGGCAAGGATGGCGTATTCTGCGCCGGTCGCGACTTGAAGGATCTGGGCGCGTTGCAGGAAGCGCCGCCGGCGGAAATCGACGCGATGTACGACGCGCTGGAGGCGATGCACTGGTCGGTGCAGAATTTCCCCAAGCCGTTGATCGCGGCGGTCGAGCGTTACGCGCTGGGCATCGCCACGATGATCGTCGCCTGGACCGATATTTCGATCGCCGAGGCAGGCGTCAAATTCGGTTTTCCCGAGGTGCGCAAGGGCATCACGCCCTATGGCGCCATTCCGACCTTGCGCCGGGTGATGCCGTTGCGCGCGATGATGGATCTGATCCTGTCGGGAAGGACGATCGAAGCGCCCGAGGCGCGCGAATACGGGCTGGTCAGCCGCGTCGTGGCGCCGGGCACGCTGGAAGCAAGCCTCGCCGGCGTCCTCGAGGAACTTTTGGCGGGCAAGCCGGGCGCCTTGGAGCGTATCAAGCGTTTCGCGCTGGACAGCGAAACCCTGGATCAGCGCGCGGCGGTGGCGCTCGCCACGCGCTTGGCCAAGGCGGGTACGGGCGATCCGGAGGCCAAAAGCGGTATCGGCGGATTTCTCAAAAGCTGA
- a CDS encoding SDR family oxidoreductase yields MRLKGKTALITGAGSGFGAEMARRFASEGAVVICADRNAENAQAVASSIGANAHAAACDVSSSEQVKALAEKAAAVTGRIDVLVNNAGISQQPRRIAKLPEAEIDAIFAVNVKALYHTAAHILPIMVAGGGGSVINIASVTAIRPRPGMTWYNAAKAAVISITQSMAGEFAENRVRVNVIAPGVGRTPMFDAIFKDPKKADEAHDRLVETFPLGRLSKPSDIAGAALYLASDDAEFVTGIVLPVDGGRLIA; encoded by the coding sequence ATGCGTTTGAAAGGCAAGACGGCCCTGATCACCGGGGCGGGTTCGGGTTTCGGCGCGGAGATGGCGCGGCGTTTCGCAAGCGAAGGTGCGGTCGTGATCTGCGCCGATCGCAACGCGGAAAACGCGCAAGCGGTCGCCTCGTCGATCGGGGCGAATGCCCACGCCGCCGCGTGCGACGTGTCGAGTTCGGAGCAGGTCAAGGCGTTGGCCGAAAAAGCCGCCGCCGTGACCGGCCGCATCGACGTGCTGGTCAACAACGCCGGCATTTCCCAGCAGCCGCGCCGCATCGCCAAACTGCCGGAGGCCGAGATCGACGCGATCTTCGCGGTCAACGTGAAGGCGCTCTACCACACCGCCGCGCATATTCTGCCGATCATGGTGGCGGGCGGGGGCGGATCGGTCATCAACATCGCCTCGGTCACCGCGATCCGTCCGCGTCCGGGGATGACTTGGTACAACGCGGCCAAGGCGGCGGTGATCTCGATCACGCAATCGATGGCGGGCGAGTTCGCGGAAAACCGCGTGCGCGTCAACGTGATTGCGCCCGGCGTGGGGCGTACGCCGATGTTCGACGCGATCTTCAAAGACCCGAAAAAAGCCGACGAGGCGCATGACCGCCTGGTCGAAACCTTTCCGCTCGGCCGTTTGTCGAAGCCCTCGGATATCGCGGGGGCGGCCCTCTATCTCGCGTCCGACGATGCGGAATTCGTCACCGGCATCGTGTTGCCGGTCGATGGCGGCCGCCTGATCGCTTAG
- a CDS encoding tripartite tricarboxylate transporter TctB family protein codes for MRIANKDFIGGVSVAVIGLVFLAGAMKMRIGDAIEMGPGYFPMLASGFVVVLGIVIAGMGLIRAGVRMDRPEWRPVLASLGSILAFGVLLEQIGLLPAIAIGIVVGAMGDPDSRTRQTWILAIGTALLGWLVFRVALGLQMPGFRLPSFLE; via the coding sequence ATGCGTATCGCGAACAAGGATTTCATCGGCGGCGTTTCGGTCGCCGTCATCGGGCTCGTCTTCCTCGCCGGCGCGATGAAAATGCGGATCGGCGACGCGATCGAGATGGGGCCCGGCTATTTCCCGATGCTCGCATCGGGTTTCGTCGTCGTACTCGGTATCGTCATCGCCGGCATGGGCTTGATTCGCGCGGGCGTGCGCATGGATCGGCCCGAATGGCGGCCGGTTCTCGCCTCGCTCGGCAGCATCCTCGCCTTCGGCGTCCTGCTCGAACAAATCGGCCTGCTGCCGGCGATCGCGATCGGCATCGTCGTCGGCGCGATGGGTGACCCCGACAGCCGCACGCGCCAAACTTGGATTCTGGCGATCGGCACTGCGCTGCTCGGCTGGCTCGTTTTCCGCGTCGCGCTCGGTCTACAGATGCCCGGCTTCCGTCTGCCGTCGTTCCTGGAGTAA
- a CDS encoding nuclear transport factor 2 family protein, translating into MDGSVRREIEAECRALLADYAVAVDKGDGAAMAAMFAADGVLRRGDTVLTGPAEIPKIIGQRPDDLVMRHMVTTVSVQVRDQNSATALAYYMVYNARGAALPLAMAQPFSIGEWHCAFVNTPAGWRLSSFEIKRVFVRDAPKA; encoded by the coding sequence ATGGACGGATCGGTACGGCGGGAAATCGAAGCGGAATGCCGGGCGTTGCTTGCCGATTACGCGGTCGCGGTCGACAAGGGCGACGGCGCCGCGATGGCGGCGATGTTCGCGGCAGACGGCGTGCTGCGCCGGGGCGATACGGTGCTGACCGGCCCCGCCGAAATCCCGAAGATCATCGGCCAGCGGCCCGACGATCTGGTGATGCGCCATATGGTCACGACGGTCTCGGTCCAGGTGCGCGACCAAAACAGCGCGACGGCCTTGGCCTATTACATGGTCTACAACGCGCGCGGTGCGGCCCTGCCGCTGGCCATGGCGCAGCCTTTCAGCATCGGCGAATGGCATTGCGCGTTCGTCAACACGCCGGCCGGCTGGCGCCTGTCGTCGTTCGAAATCAAGCGCGTCTTCGTGCGCGACGCGCCAAAAGCCTAA
- a CDS encoding Gfo/Idh/MocA family oxidoreductase produces the protein MSSQNRAPQRVIHVGVGVFGKRWCSDFLRSNVVDGTIQVVALVDRNPENLKAGQVALGLRDDQCFTDAAQAFKAVKADFCTVATTPAHHEEVIDAAIAAGLDILCEKPIADTMAATLRIAQKVKAAGRKMAVTMSHRYDQDKTTLRRVVKSGQLGKINAIGMRFQGDMRQHMAWSSLFRHEMDHPLLIEGSIHHMDILADLAGDKCESVFATTWRPSYAAYKGDTDAVVVLGFANGVKAVYEGTCAHSTGLNTFYKEYIRVDGEHGTAILTHRTVELFMRQDIWRQQHREGQGQKIDLLVQPKWINNWLIERFAQWRVGGAPLETEVANNVQTSAMIFAAIESQRIGAPVQLAPFVAAAGR, from the coding sequence ATGAGCTCGCAAAATCGCGCGCCCCAGCGCGTCATCCATGTCGGCGTCGGCGTTTTCGGCAAGCGCTGGTGCAGCGACTTCCTGCGCAGCAACGTGGTCGACGGCACGATCCAAGTCGTCGCCTTGGTCGACCGCAACCCCGAAAACCTGAAGGCCGGACAGGTCGCGTTGGGCCTGCGCGACGACCAGTGCTTCACCGATGCGGCCCAAGCCTTCAAGGCGGTGAAGGCGGATTTCTGCACGGTCGCGACCACGCCCGCGCATCACGAGGAAGTGATCGACGCGGCGATCGCCGCCGGGCTCGACATTCTGTGCGAAAAGCCGATCGCCGACACGATGGCGGCCACGTTGCGCATCGCGCAGAAGGTGAAAGCGGCGGGCCGCAAGATGGCGGTGACGATGAGCCACCGCTACGACCAGGACAAGACCACGCTGCGCCGCGTCGTGAAATCCGGCCAGCTCGGCAAGATCAACGCGATCGGCATGCGCTTCCAGGGCGATATGCGCCAGCATATGGCGTGGAGCTCGCTGTTCCGGCACGAGATGGATCACCCGCTGCTGATCGAAGGCTCGATCCATCACATGGATATCCTGGCCGATCTGGCCGGCGACAAATGCGAAAGCGTTTTCGCGACGACGTGGCGCCCGTCCTACGCCGCCTATAAGGGCGATACGGACGCAGTGGTCGTGCTGGGTTTTGCCAACGGCGTGAAGGCGGTCTACGAGGGCACCTGCGCGCACTCGACCGGCCTCAACACCTTCTACAAGGAATATATCCGTGTGGATGGCGAGCACGGCACGGCGATCCTGACCCATCGCACGGTGGAATTGTTCATGCGCCAGGATATCTGGCGCCAGCAGCATCGCGAAGGCCAGGGACAGAAGATCGATCTGTTGGTCCAGCCCAAATGGATCAACAACTGGCTGATCGAACGCTTCGCGCAATGGCGCGTGGGCGGGGCGCCGCTGGAAACCGAAGTCGCGAACAACGTGCAAACGTCGGCGATGATCTTCGCGGCGATCGAAAGCCAGCGCATCGGCGCGCCGGTTCAGCTGGCGCCGTTCGTCGCGGCGGCGGGGCGCTGA